From one Bordetella genomosp. 9 genomic stretch:
- a CDS encoding DUF1415 domain-containing protein has protein sequence MPVSADAAIAATQAWLTRAVIGLNLCPFAKAVHVKGQIRYVASPAADAAAVAADLESELRLLADSDPERVDTTLLILPSALLDFAEYNDFLTQADRILKRLRLRGILQIASFHPDYQFADTEQDDIENCTNRSPYPILHLLREDSIARAVDAYPDPDDIYERNQDTMRRLGWDGWRKLMTGG, from the coding sequence GTGCCGGTGTCAGCGGATGCCGCCATCGCCGCCACCCAGGCCTGGCTGACGCGCGCCGTCATCGGGCTGAATCTCTGTCCCTTCGCCAAGGCCGTGCACGTGAAGGGACAGATACGCTACGTCGCCAGTCCGGCCGCCGATGCGGCCGCGGTGGCTGCCGACCTCGAAAGCGAATTGCGCCTGCTGGCCGACAGCGATCCCGAACGCGTCGATACCACGCTGCTCATACTGCCGTCGGCGCTGCTGGATTTTGCCGAGTACAACGATTTCTTGACTCAAGCCGACCGCATCCTCAAGCGCCTGCGCCTGCGCGGCATCCTGCAGATCGCCAGCTTCCATCCGGACTACCAGTTCGCCGATACCGAGCAGGACGATATCGAAAACTGCACGAACCGTTCGCCTTATCCCATCCTGCACCTGCTGCGCGAGGACAGCATCGCGCGGGCCGTGGATGCCTATCCGGATCCTGACGATATCTACGAACGCAATCAGGACACCATGCGCCGCCTGGGATGGGATGGCTGGCGCAAGCTGATGACGGGCGGGTAG
- a CDS encoding M20 family metallopeptidase, with amino-acid sequence MNARVPDSAHSGPIDPQALQAYVDQKWDNEILPALTDYIAIPAKSPAFDADWEANAYIERVVRDAAQWVEAQKVGGLKLEIVRLPGRTPVIFFDAPATRADNGDTVLLYGHLDKQPEFSGWRAGLGPWTPKYEDGKLYGRGGADDGYAIYASLTAILALDKQGIPRPRCVGIVETCEESGSYDLLPYVDALRERLGNVALVVCLDSGAGNYDQLWMTTSLRGMVSGTLEVQVLDEGVHSGDSSGVVPSSFRILRHLLDRLEDSGTGRLLPQSFHCEIPAERIEQVHATARILGDEVWRRFPWSCGADGGFVLPMTTEPEEALLNRTWRPTLSVTGADGLPPLSNAGNVLRPRTAFKLSLRLPPLVDAVAAAQELKSLLERDAPYNAKVIFKPSEGQATGWNAPASQPWLSAALDAASRQYYGAPCGYIGQGGTIPLMNTLQQGFPKAQFMVCGVLGPKSNAHGPNEFLHVPYGKKLTAAVAQTIAAMPAA; translated from the coding sequence ATGAACGCACGAGTCCCCGATTCCGCGCATTCCGGTCCCATCGATCCGCAGGCCCTGCAGGCCTACGTCGACCAGAAATGGGATAACGAAATCCTGCCGGCGCTGACCGACTACATCGCGATCCCCGCCAAGAGTCCCGCCTTCGACGCGGACTGGGAAGCCAATGCCTATATCGAGCGCGTGGTGCGCGACGCCGCGCAATGGGTGGAAGCGCAGAAGGTCGGCGGCCTGAAGCTGGAGATCGTGCGCCTGCCCGGCCGCACGCCGGTGATCTTCTTCGACGCGCCCGCCACCCGCGCCGACAACGGCGACACCGTGCTGCTGTATGGCCACCTGGACAAGCAGCCCGAGTTTTCCGGCTGGCGCGCCGGACTGGGCCCGTGGACGCCCAAGTATGAAGACGGCAAGCTGTATGGCCGGGGCGGCGCCGATGACGGTTACGCCATCTATGCTTCCCTGACCGCCATCCTGGCGCTGGACAAGCAGGGCATCCCGCGGCCGCGCTGTGTCGGCATCGTCGAAACCTGCGAGGAATCCGGCAGCTATGACCTGCTGCCCTATGTGGATGCCTTGCGCGAACGCCTGGGCAATGTCGCGCTGGTGGTCTGCCTGGATTCCGGCGCCGGCAATTACGACCAGTTGTGGATGACGACGTCGCTGCGCGGCATGGTGTCGGGCACGCTGGAAGTGCAGGTGCTGGACGAAGGCGTCCACTCCGGCGACTCCAGCGGCGTCGTGCCCTCCAGTTTTCGCATCCTGCGCCATCTGCTGGATCGCCTGGAAGACAGCGGCACTGGCCGTCTGCTGCCGCAAAGTTTCCATTGCGAGATCCCCGCCGAGCGCATCGAGCAGGTCCATGCGACCGCCAGGATATTGGGTGATGAAGTCTGGCGCCGCTTTCCCTGGAGCTGCGGCGCCGACGGCGGCTTCGTGCTGCCGATGACGACCGAGCCGGAAGAAGCCCTGTTGAACCGCACGTGGCGGCCCACCTTGTCGGTCACGGGCGCCGATGGCCTGCCGCCGCTTTCGAACGCGGGCAACGTCCTGCGTCCGCGCACCGCGTTCAAGCTGTCGCTGCGCCTGCCGCCGCTGGTCGACGCGGTCGCCGCTGCCCAGGAGCTGAAATCCCTGCTGGAGCGCGACGCCCCGTACAACGCCAAGGTCATCTTCAAGCCCAGCGAAGGGCAGGCCACAGGATGGAACGCACCGGCTTCGCAGCCTTGGCTGAGCGCGGCGCTGGACGCGGCGTCCCGGCAGTACTACGGCGCACCCTGCGGCTATATCGGCCAGGGCGGCACCATCCCCTTGATGAATACGCTGCAGCAAGGCTTTCCCAAGGCGCAGTTCATGGTCTGCGGCGTGCTCGGTCCCAAGTCGAACGCGCACGGGCCGAATGAATTCCTGCACGTGCCGTATGGCAAGAAGCTGACCGCCGCTGTGGCGCAGACCATCGCGGCCATGCCGGCGGCCTGA
- the purL gene encoding phosphoribosylformylglycinamidine synthase: MSIVQYLPGSSVLSNFRRERLLAQLKQAGLPVAEVSARYEHFVLCDAPLSAADQQRLADLLDYGDPYEGAEPAKAMVLRVIPRLGTISPWASKATDIAHNCGFSSVRRIERGVRYMLTPERGLLGAKSFDDAMLARAAACLHDRMVETVVDAQFDGQALFAAVEGRAMRTVPVLAQGRAALEQANTTLGLALSDDEIEYLAEAFARLERDPTDVELMMFAQANSEHCRHKIFNAQWVIDGQAQDKTLFGMIRATHAAQPGGTVVAYSDNAAIMEGGMAQRFHADVAGTSDDALTYRRRDAVVHTLMKVETHNHPTAIAPFPGASTGAGGEIRDEGATGRGSKPKAGLTGFTVSHLRFDDAPQPWESDHHGLPDRIASPLSIMIDGPLGGAAFNNEFGRPNLLGYFRTFEQTAGGTRWGYHKPIMIAGGLGSIDAGLTHKEKIPPGALLIQLGGPGLRIGMGGGAASSMGVGSNSADLDFDSVQRGNPEIERRAQEVIDRCWQQGGNNPILAIHDVGAGGLSNAFPELVNDAGRGAVFDLKRVPVEESGMSPAEIWSNESQERYVLAIMPDDLGRFDEIARRERCPYAVVGVATEERQLRVVQGEGLPGVDPRGQAAGPVRPVDVPIDVILGKPPRMTRDVQRLPGVAEPLDLAGIELTEAAYRVLRHPTVANKTFLITIGDRNVGGLSSRDQMVGPWQVPVADCAVTLSDYEGFRGEAMAMGERTPIAMINAPASGRMAVAEALTNLAAADVRQVEHIKLSANWMAACGVAGQDAALYDTVSAVSELCQTVGLSIPVGKDSLSMRTSWSQDGEQRQVVSPVSLIVTAFAPVEDARASLTPRLRTDAGDTVLIMIDLGRGLHRMGGSILAQVYNQVGTEAPDIDVPQDLRAFFITIRTLAEAGTLLAYHDRSDGGLFATICEMAFAGHTGVSVNLDMLTFDANSADWGDYKIRPEQVAVQREELTLKALFSEEAGAVIQVPASQRDAVMQVLRGAGLSRFAHVIGGLNNSDEVEFYRDGRKIWGQPRAELGRAWSETSYRIMARRDNPACAQAEFDVWQDKEDPGFTPRVTYDPQEDVAAPYIATGKRPRVAILREQGCNSQVEMAWAFDTAGFEAVDVHMTDLLTGRVDLRTINGMVAVGGFSYGDVLGAGEGWARTIRFHNQLADQFAAFFGRQDTFGLGVCNGAQMFAALASMIPGAQAWPRFTRNLSEKYEARLAMVEIAESPSIFFAGMAGTRTPVAVAHGEGYANFARQGDAAKTIVAARFVDNRGAQTETYPYNPNGSPGGITSVTTPDGRFTAIMPHPERVTRNVMMSWAPEKWGELDSGGAFSPWMRAFRNARVWMK, from the coding sequence GTGTCCATCGTTCAGTACCTCCCCGGCTCGTCTGTCCTGTCCAACTTTCGCCGTGAGCGCCTGCTCGCCCAACTGAAACAGGCCGGGCTGCCCGTCGCGGAAGTCTCCGCCCGCTACGAGCATTTCGTGCTGTGCGATGCCCCGTTGTCCGCGGCGGACCAGCAAAGGCTGGCCGACCTGCTGGACTACGGCGATCCCTACGAAGGCGCCGAACCCGCCAAGGCCATGGTGCTGCGGGTCATTCCGCGGCTGGGCACGATTTCGCCGTGGGCCAGCAAGGCCACGGATATCGCCCATAACTGCGGGTTCTCCTCTGTACGCCGTATCGAACGCGGCGTGCGCTATATGCTCACGCCGGAGCGCGGCCTGCTCGGCGCCAAATCCTTCGACGACGCCATGCTGGCGCGCGCGGCCGCCTGCCTGCACGACCGGATGGTGGAAACCGTGGTCGATGCGCAGTTCGACGGCCAGGCCCTGTTCGCGGCGGTCGAAGGCCGCGCCATGCGCACCGTGCCGGTGTTGGCCCAGGGGCGCGCCGCGCTGGAACAGGCCAACACCACGCTGGGCCTGGCGCTTTCCGACGATGAAATCGAATATCTGGCGGAAGCCTTCGCCCGGCTGGAGCGCGATCCCACCGACGTCGAGCTCATGATGTTCGCGCAAGCCAATAGCGAGCATTGCCGCCACAAGATTTTCAATGCGCAGTGGGTCATCGACGGCCAGGCGCAGGACAAGACGCTGTTCGGCATGATACGGGCCACGCACGCCGCCCAGCCCGGCGGCACCGTGGTGGCGTATTCCGACAACGCCGCCATCATGGAAGGCGGCATGGCCCAGCGCTTCCACGCGGACGTCGCCGGCACATCGGATGACGCGCTGACCTACCGGCGCCGGGACGCCGTCGTCCACACGCTGATGAAGGTGGAAACGCACAACCATCCCACCGCCATCGCACCGTTCCCCGGCGCATCCACCGGCGCCGGCGGGGAAATCCGCGACGAAGGCGCCACCGGACGCGGTTCCAAGCCCAAGGCCGGGCTGACGGGTTTCACCGTCTCGCACCTGCGTTTCGACGATGCGCCGCAGCCCTGGGAAAGCGATCATCACGGTCTGCCGGACCGCATCGCCTCGCCGTTGTCCATCATGATCGACGGCCCCTTGGGCGGCGCCGCGTTCAACAACGAATTCGGCCGGCCCAACCTGCTGGGTTACTTCCGGACTTTCGAACAGACGGCGGGCGGCACGCGCTGGGGATACCACAAGCCCATCATGATCGCCGGCGGCCTGGGCAGCATCGATGCCGGCCTGACCCACAAGGAAAAGATTCCGCCCGGCGCTTTGCTGATCCAGCTGGGTGGCCCCGGCCTGCGTATCGGCATGGGCGGCGGCGCGGCGTCCAGCATGGGCGTCGGCAGCAATAGCGCCGACCTGGATTTCGATTCGGTCCAGCGCGGCAACCCGGAAATCGAGCGGCGCGCCCAGGAAGTCATCGACCGTTGCTGGCAGCAAGGCGGCAACAATCCCATCCTGGCCATCCATGACGTCGGCGCCGGCGGCTTGTCCAACGCTTTCCCTGAACTGGTCAACGACGCGGGCCGTGGCGCGGTCTTTGACCTGAAGCGCGTGCCGGTGGAAGAATCCGGCATGTCGCCCGCCGAGATCTGGAGCAACGAATCGCAGGAACGCTATGTCCTGGCGATCATGCCCGACGATCTGGGCCGTTTCGACGAGATCGCGCGGCGCGAACGGTGTCCCTATGCGGTCGTCGGCGTCGCCACGGAAGAACGGCAACTGCGCGTGGTGCAGGGCGAAGGCCTGCCGGGCGTCGATCCCCGGGGCCAGGCCGCGGGGCCGGTGCGCCCGGTGGACGTGCCCATCGACGTCATCCTGGGCAAGCCGCCACGCATGACGCGCGACGTCCAGCGCCTGCCCGGCGTTGCCGAGCCGCTGGACCTGGCCGGCATCGAGCTGACCGAAGCCGCCTATCGCGTGTTGCGCCATCCCACCGTGGCCAACAAGACCTTCCTGATCACCATCGGCGACCGTAACGTCGGCGGCCTGTCGTCGCGCGACCAGATGGTCGGTCCCTGGCAGGTGCCCGTGGCCGATTGCGCGGTCACCTTGTCCGACTATGAAGGCTTCCGCGGCGAAGCCATGGCGATGGGCGAACGCACGCCTATCGCCATGATCAATGCACCCGCGTCCGGCCGCATGGCGGTGGCCGAAGCGCTGACCAACCTGGCGGCGGCCGACGTGCGCCAGGTCGAACATATCAAGCTGTCGGCGAACTGGATGGCCGCTTGCGGCGTGGCCGGCCAGGACGCCGCGCTGTACGACACCGTGTCCGCGGTCAGCGAGCTGTGCCAGACGGTCGGCCTGTCGATTCCCGTGGGCAAGGACTCCTTGTCCATGCGGACCTCCTGGTCGCAGGACGGCGAGCAGCGCCAGGTGGTTTCACCGGTTTCGCTGATCGTCACCGCGTTCGCGCCGGTCGAGGACGCGCGCGCGAGCCTGACGCCGCGCCTGCGCACCGATGCGGGCGATACCGTATTGATCATGATTGATCTGGGACGCGGCCTGCATCGCATGGGCGGCTCCATCCTGGCGCAGGTGTACAACCAGGTCGGCACGGAAGCGCCGGACATCGATGTGCCGCAGGACCTGCGGGCCTTCTTCATCACCATACGTACGTTGGCCGAGGCCGGCACGCTGCTGGCCTATCACGACCGCTCCGATGGCGGCCTGTTCGCCACGATCTGCGAAATGGCCTTCGCCGGCCATACCGGCGTGTCGGTCAACCTGGACATGCTGACCTTCGACGCCAATTCCGCCGATTGGGGGGATTACAAGATCCGTCCCGAGCAGGTGGCCGTGCAGCGCGAAGAACTCACGCTCAAGGCCTTGTTCTCGGAAGAAGCCGGCGCGGTCATCCAGGTGCCGGCGTCCCAGCGCGACGCCGTCATGCAGGTGCTGCGCGGCGCCGGCCTGTCCAGGTTCGCCCATGTCATCGGCGGCCTGAACAACAGCGATGAAGTCGAGTTCTATCGCGATGGCCGCAAGATCTGGGGCCAGCCGCGCGCCGAACTGGGCCGTGCGTGGAGCGAGACCAGCTATCGCATCATGGCGCGCCGCGACAACCCCGCCTGCGCGCAGGCCGAATTCGACGTGTGGCAGGACAAGGAAGATCCCGGCTTCACGCCGCGGGTCACCTACGATCCGCAGGAAGACGTGGCGGCGCCCTACATCGCCACCGGCAAGCGTCCACGCGTCGCCATCCTGCGCGAGCAGGGCTGCAACAGCCAGGTGGAAATGGCCTGGGCCTTCGACACCGCGGGCTTCGAGGCGGTCGACGTGCATATGACGGACCTGCTCACCGGCCGCGTGGACCTGCGCACCATCAACGGCATGGTGGCCGTGGGCGGTTTCAGCTATGGCGACGTGCTGGGCGCCGGTGAAGGCTGGGCGCGCACCATCCGCTTCCACAATCAGCTGGCCGACCAGTTCGCCGCGTTCTTCGGCCGCCAGGACACCTTCGGCCTGGGCGTGTGCAACGGCGCGCAGATGTTTGCCGCGCTCGCCAGCATGATCCCCGGCGCACAGGCCTGGCCGCGCTTCACCCGCAACCTGTCGGAGAAATACGAAGCCCGCCTGGCCATGGTGGAGATCGCCGAATCGCCTTCGATTTTCTTCGCGGGGATGGCGGGAACCCGCACGCCCGTGGCGGTGGCGCATGGCGAAGGCTATGCGAACTTCGCGCGGCAGGGCGATGCGGCCAAGACCATCGTGGCGGCGCGGTTCGTCGACAACCGGGGCGCCCAGACCGAAACCTATCCCTATAACCCCAACGGCAGTCCCGGCGGCATCACCTCGGTCACCACGCCGGATGGACGCTTCACCGCGATCATGCCGCACCCGGAGCGGGTCACCCGCAACGTCATGATGTCCTGGGCGCCGGAAAAATGGGGCGAGCTCGACAGCGGCGGCGCGTTCAGTCCGTGGATGCGCGCCTTCCGCAATGCCCGTGTCTGGATGAAGTAA
- the greB gene encoding transcription elongation factor GreB, with translation MNKAFVKESDQDEDDDIPQAQALPPGTRNYITPQGYARLRDELTHLMNVERPSVVQVVSWAASNGDRSENGDYLYGKKRLREIDRRMRFLTRRLDIAEVVDPAVQPNRDQVFFGARVLYLDKAGQEHEVTIVGVDEAEPLAGKISWISPVARALLKAREGDTVTLRTPGGVESLDILEVHYPEAG, from the coding sequence ATGAACAAAGCTTTTGTGAAAGAGTCCGACCAGGACGAAGACGACGATATTCCGCAGGCCCAGGCGCTACCGCCCGGCACGCGCAACTACATCACGCCGCAGGGCTATGCGCGGCTGCGCGATGAGCTCACCCACTTGATGAATGTGGAGCGGCCGTCCGTCGTCCAGGTCGTCTCCTGGGCCGCCTCCAACGGCGATCGCTCGGAAAACGGCGATTACCTCTACGGCAAGAAGCGCCTGCGCGAAATCGACCGCCGCATGCGTTTCCTGACGCGACGCCTGGATATCGCCGAAGTGGTCGACCCGGCCGTGCAGCCGAATCGGGACCAGGTGTTTTTCGGCGCCCGCGTGCTCTATCTGGACAAGGCCGGGCAGGAGCATGAAGTCACCATCGTGGGCGTGGACGAGGCCGAGCCGCTGGCGGGCAAGATTAGCTGGATATCCCCCGTCGCCCGCGCGCTGCTCAAGGCCAGGGAAGGGGATACCGTGACGCTGCGCACGCCCGGCGGCGTGGAAAGCCTGGATATCCTGGAAGTCCATTATCCGGAGGCCGGCTAG
- a CDS encoding 3',5'-nucleoside bisphosphate phosphatase, with amino-acid sequence MGLSIAHNVDLHCHSTVSDGVLSPRDVALRARTNGVDVWALTDHDEIGGLAEAADAAREAGLQFVTGVEISVTWANQTVHIVGLGFDPLNQGLRDGLRRTRAGRADRARRIGENLARMGMPGAFEGALPFAGNPELISRTHFARYLVEAGFCPDVQTVFNKYLGDDCPGQVAIQWASLAEAVGWIHDAGGRAVVAHPGRYKYTPLQVTALFDEFQALGGEGVEVTTGSHNSDECRRYADVARERSLLASRGSDFHSPHESRVDLGRLPPLPADLKPVWHDWF; translated from the coding sequence ATGGGACTCTCAATCGCACATAACGTCGATCTGCATTGCCATTCCACCGTTTCGGATGGCGTGCTGTCGCCCCGCGACGTCGCTTTGCGCGCGCGGACCAACGGCGTGGACGTCTGGGCGCTTACCGATCACGATGAGATCGGCGGGCTGGCCGAGGCCGCCGACGCCGCGCGGGAAGCGGGTCTGCAGTTCGTGACGGGAGTGGAAATTTCCGTGACCTGGGCCAACCAGACGGTGCATATCGTCGGCCTGGGATTCGACCCCCTGAACCAGGGCTTGCGAGACGGGCTGCGCCGGACGCGAGCCGGCCGGGCCGACCGGGCCCGGCGCATAGGCGAAAACCTGGCGCGCATGGGCATGCCGGGCGCGTTCGAAGGCGCCTTGCCCTTCGCCGGCAATCCGGAGCTGATCAGCCGCACGCACTTCGCCCGCTATCTGGTCGAAGCCGGGTTCTGCCCCGACGTCCAGACCGTCTTCAACAAGTACCTGGGCGACGATTGCCCGGGGCAGGTGGCCATCCAATGGGCCTCGCTGGCCGAGGCCGTGGGCTGGATCCACGATGCCGGCGGGCGCGCCGTGGTGGCCCATCCTGGGCGCTACAAATACACGCCGCTGCAGGTCACCGCCCTGTTCGACGAATTCCAGGCCCTGGGCGGCGAAGGCGTCGAAGTCACCACCGGCAGCCACAATTCCGACGAATGCCGCCGCTACGCCGACGTGGCGCGGGAGCGCTCGTTGCTGGCTTCGCGGGGATCCGACTTCCATAGTCCCCATGAAAGCCGGGTCGACCTCGGCAGGCTGCCGCCATTGCCCGCTGACCTGAAGCCGGTCTGGCACGACTGGTTCTGA
- a CDS encoding alpha/beta fold hydrolase, with amino-acid sequence MQTPRLDFVTCASPAGMHRMAYWEWGDPGNDKVLVCVHGLTRTGRDFDTLARRLSAEYRVVCPDVVGRGASDWLLNPAFYTVPQYVGDMVTLIARLRPATLDWVGTSMGGLIGMVLAGSAAFSARARAAGNAGGGPLQGPGLRFDKMVLNDVGPRLAPDALARIGQYVGQGQEFGSFDEAVAYLRQVSAAFGDHTDEQWRELASHVFLRRGDRWVKHYDLGLAVPFAVQDGAALAAGEQMLWHAYDAIDCPILVLRGQHSDLLSAETAREMARRNPGARVVEVPGVGHAPTLMDDAQIEPVEAFLRA; translated from the coding sequence ATGCAGACCCCCCGCCTAGATTTCGTGACCTGCGCCAGTCCGGCTGGCATGCATCGCATGGCGTATTGGGAATGGGGCGATCCGGGCAACGACAAGGTGTTGGTTTGCGTGCACGGCCTGACGCGCACCGGGCGCGACTTCGACACGCTGGCGCGGCGGCTTTCCGCCGAATACCGCGTGGTGTGCCCCGACGTGGTGGGGCGGGGCGCGTCGGATTGGCTGTTGAACCCGGCTTTCTACACCGTGCCGCAGTATGTCGGCGACATGGTCACGCTGATTGCCCGCCTGCGGCCGGCCACCCTGGACTGGGTGGGCACGTCGATGGGCGGCTTGATCGGCATGGTACTGGCCGGCTCCGCGGCCTTCTCGGCGCGGGCCCGTGCGGCCGGCAATGCGGGCGGCGGTCCGCTGCAGGGACCCGGATTGCGTTTCGACAAGATGGTGCTGAACGACGTCGGTCCGCGCCTGGCGCCCGACGCCCTGGCGCGCATCGGCCAATACGTTGGCCAGGGCCAGGAATTCGGCAGCTTCGACGAGGCCGTGGCCTATCTGCGCCAGGTGTCGGCGGCGTTCGGCGACCATACGGATGAGCAGTGGCGCGAACTCGCCTCCCATGTGTTCCTGCGACGCGGCGACCGCTGGGTCAAGCACTATGACCTGGGGTTGGCCGTCCCCTTCGCGGTTCAGGACGGCGCGGCGCTGGCGGCCGGCGAGCAGATGCTCTGGCATGCGTATGACGCCATCGATTGCCCCATCCTGGTCCTCCGAGGCCAGCATTCGGACCTGTTGAGCGCCGAGACCGCGCGCGAGATGGCCCGTCGCAACCCCGGCGCGCGCGTCGTGGAGGTGCCTGGGGTGGGCCATGCGCCGACCCTGATGGACGACGCCCAGATCGAACCCGTCGAGGCTTTTTTGCGCGCCTGA